In the genome of Raphanus sativus cultivar WK10039 chromosome 9, ASM80110v3, whole genome shotgun sequence, the window ttcattcgTTTTAGTACTCAAGCAGATGTTTTGTAATAAAGTGGTTTGATTCAGAATCCTAAGATAGCTCTTTGGTCCATTGTTTTATCTTTAAATCAGGGGACTTCAAAGTAAATTGTCtataataaaatcaaatgtAAGTAAAGGACATCAACATTGAAGACActtgtttagcaaaaaaaaaaacattgaagaCACTTTGTTCTTTCATTGTCCTAAGAGCATGCCCATTGGGGGTTTTTAAGAGGTTCATGGGCTCGGGTTCATAGGGCCGGGCAgggaaaaataaatcaaaaatggGCTATTATCGGTGACCCGAGTCTTACGCATGATCCGTTCTTAGCCGGGTTCAAGACACGTGTTTGTAACCCATTGGCCCCGCGTTTTCGAGTTTACGCGAAGCATTGACCAAAccattcatttttcttttcttcttcgatAGCTAGGGTTTGTTTCTCTGAGGCGATTGAGAGGCGATTCTGGTGCGACGGCGATTTCCGAAGCTTTTGACCATCAAATCAACGATGAACGGTCCCCTCCACAAGCTCAGGTCAGTATTGAGTAGATTCTCCACAATTTTGAAGCGTTTTGGGTCTCGAGGATTCTCAatcgatttagggttttcatATTAGGGTTCAAAATCGAGTAGGGGCTTTCGATTATCGTCATCGGGGTTGTATTTATCCAGTTAGGGTTCGTTAATCGGGAATTCGATGTTGATTTGGGGATTTAGGGTTACGGTTGCAAATTGATTTGGGGGTTTTAGGTTAGGGTTGTTAATCGATTGTGTGGGTTTGGTTTGATGGTTTTAAATCGTCCATAAGTGGTTTATTGATTCGTTTTGATTTCATTGTTAAACTTTTATGAGTTTGCTAAtgagttttgtttgtgtttctgCTACAGATGGATCCCGCAGCAGAGAGAAGAGACGCAAAGAGGAACATTGAGTACAACAACTCATTAGGCTATGTGGCGGATTCAGAGTATGGTATTCCAAAAAGGTGTTACTGCGGTGGGAGAATGATTGGTGAGGTTCAGAGGAAAGAGGAGCACGACACTCTTCCTGGGAAGCGGTTCTTCACCTGCATAAACTACGAGGTAAAAAACAAACATAGTTTATTGTTTctcttattattttgtttctgtttttaatttcaGTACATGGTTTTACCAAGGCTGATGGGCTCCACTACCGTCAGCCTTGGGTGATTGGTGTACAGGAGGAGATCGAAAGGCTGACTAGCCGGCTGGAGGAGGCTGAGAAGGTTATCAAGGAGGTGCCCATCCTCAATGAACAGATCGTGTCTCTAGAGGTTAGTGATCATTCATTGTATTGTAATGGTTATTGTTTGTTGCTCTTTCATTAGTTATTAACTCATTTTCATTGTTGTTTCCATGTCCAGGAACATGTTAAAAGCCTCTCTGGTCTGCTCGATGTTCTCACTGTGAAGGTGCATGACCTGGAGATGGTCTGCTTCGATTGAAAAGCAAAGGTACCGTCTTATCTCATTGGTCACTTTGTTTGTGATGCTCTCATTCCTCGCTTTGTTTGTGATGCTGTTTGTGATGATCTcgttctgtttattttttttattaatatgttaacGTTAACTGAGCTACTTGTAGTTCAGTTAAAATTAAACTACAAGAACAACTTTATACTAGAAGTTGTTGTGTTTACTAAACTAGAAGCTAAAACTAGAACTTGTAAAAATTACCATAAATTTATTGTGTTTGTTGGTTGGTTGCTGTGATTAAGACCGATAGTACTGAGCTTTAAATAATGGTCTCGACTGATTTGATAGTTGTAGTTAAATGAAGTTGTTGTGTGATCAATGTTTGGTAGTTAGAGTTAAATGTAGTTGCAAATTGtagtttaaaaacataacaaatcCACTTCTAAACCACACACATACCAAACCGAAACAAGAATGGAACCTTTTCCCCAAAACCCCCAAACCTCTCCCGTTAATCAAAGACGCAAGTGGTCAACCAAAGAAGACGTTGTGCTCATCAGTGCTTGGTTGAACACCAGCAAGGATGCAATCGTGGGTACTGACCAGAAGGCTGGAGCTTTTTGGAAGAGAATTGTGGACTACGTGAACGCCAGCCCTCAGCTTAGTGGCGGCGTCCCTAGAGAGTGGAGTCAGTGTAAGCAGAGGTGGGGAAGAATCAATGAGCAGGTGTGCAAGTTTGTGGGCTGCTATGAAGCAGCAGTGAGGGAGCAAGCGAGTGGCCAAAACGAGAATGATGTCATGAAGGCTGCCCATGACATCTTCTTCAATGACATTGGCATCAAGTTCACACTTGAACATTGTTGGAGGGAACTTCGGTTCGATCAGAAATGGAAATCACTTGGTGTTCCCAAAGAAGGTGCAGAGGTTCGGCCTCCTGGTGTCAAGGCTTGCAAAGCAGCCAAACGCAAGAGGCAAGGTTATGATGAGATACATGCCATGCTTGCTGTCAAGAAGGATATACAGCAACAGAAACTGCTAGAGCGTCTCCTTGCCAAAGACCCTACCCATCTAACTGCAAGTGAAATCACCCTCATGGAGAAACTCATTTCTGAAATGATTTGCGATGGGTAATATGGTAGCTGTTCGTTTGATTGCTGTTATGGTTCATTTGGATAATATGATAGCTTAAGTTGTTCCTTTGATTGCTGTTGTGGTTCATTTGGATAATATGATAGCTTAAGTTGTTCATTCGTTTGCTTGATATTGTGGTTCATTTGGTTGGTTGATCTCGTGGTTCATTTGGATAATATGATAGCTTAAGTTGTTCATTCGTTTGCTTGATATTGTGGTTCATTTGGTTGGTTGATCTCGTGGTTCATTTGTACTTCATGTTGGTTGCTTGCTGTTGTGGTCATgagtatataattttgttttcttttatcttgcAGGTCACGGGCTGGAGTTGAAGTTGTATGGCAGGAAGGGAATGCACATGTTTATTAGCTTTATGGTGGTTGTGTTTCACGGGAAAGTGTagtcttttgtttctttctacaCTTCATTTCAATTAACTTGTCTCTTTGTACTTTGTACTTGTACTTGTCTTGGTTGCTCACGGGTAActtgtcttctttctttgttttgtatCGGCTATGTACTGATGACTCTGCCAACTCTATATATAAAGCAGGGTGTTTGTTTACTCTATCACTCATAAAGAAAACTACCACTCTTCTCTCTATCACTCATCTCTCGAAcacctctcttctctctatcacTCTTCTTTCCAACAACACTATCAACAACACTCTTCTCTCTATCACTCTTCTCTCCAACAACACAATCAACAACAAGTATAGTTTCCCATCACTCTTCTATCAAGACAAGTATACTCTTCCATCACTCTTCTATCAAGACAAGTATACTCTTCCATCACTCTTTTaaaaagttatgtttttaaaaaaatatgtttcttgactagtgaatatttaaaatagatatgtttcttattagactagttaatatttattttttttttcaaaaaagatatgtttcttattagactagttaatatttatttttttttcaaaaaaagatatgtttcttattagactagttaatatttattttttttctcaaaaaagttatgtttcttattagactagtgaatatttaatttttttttcacaaaaagttatgtttcttattagactagtgaatatttaatttttttttcacaaaaagttatgtttcttattagactagtgaatatttaatttttttttcacaaaaagttatgtttcttattagactagtgaatatttaattttttttcacaaaaagttatgtttcttattagactagtgaatatttaatttttttttcaaaaaagttatgtttcttattagactagtgaatattaattttttttttcaaaaaagttatgTTTCTTGTTAGACTtgtgaataattatattttttcttctataaaggAAGAAGTGTTCAAGTGATGTCTTTCTCATCAGATGATGCAGCAGATAAACTAATTGAAGATACGTTTGACGAACATGTTGATAATTTTATCGACCAACAAGTTGATAATTTCATCGACCAACAAATTAACAAGCCGAAGAGACGAGCTTATATCGAAAGACATAGGGAGCAAGGCCACGAAGACCTTTGGAATGACTATTTCAGTGAAAATCCTACATACCCACCAGAAATGTTTAGGCAGCGTTTTCGAATGACGAAGCCATTGTTCCTTTCCATTGTCGACCGCCTGACTAATGAAGTTTCATACTTTCGTCAAAGACAAAATGCTCACGGAAGGTACGGCCTATCTGCACTTCAAAAGTGTACTGCAGCTATACGTATGCTAGCATATGGTCAATCGGGAGATACGTATGACgaatatctccgacttggtgagaGTACCGCACTTTTATGTTTGGAGAAGTTCAACGAAGCGA includes:
- the LOC130499622 gene encoding uncharacterized protein LOC130499622, producing MDPAAERRDAKRNIEYNNSLGYVADSEYGIPKRCYCGGRMIGEVQRKEEHDTLPGKRFFTCINYEADGLHYRQPWVIGVQEEIERLTSRLEEAEKVIKEVPILNEQIVSLEEHVKSLSGLLDVLTVKVHDLEMVCFD
- the LOC130499998 gene encoding glutathione S-transferase T3-like, translating into MEPFPQNPQTSPVNQRRKWSTKEDVVLISAWLNTSKDAIVGTDQKAGAFWKRIVDYVNASPQLSGGVPREWSQCKQRWGRINEQVCKFVGCYEAAVREQASGQNENDVMKAAHDIFFNDIGIKFTLEHCWRELRFDQKWKSLGVPKEGAEVRPPGVKACKAAKRKRQGYDEIHAMLAVKKDIQQQKLLERLLAKDPTHLTASEITLMEKLISEMICDGSRAGVEVVWQEGNAHVY